A genomic region of Sulfobacillus acidophilus DSM 10332 contains the following coding sequences:
- a CDS encoding transcriptional regulator, RpiR family (PFAM: SIS domain; Helix-turn-helix domain, rpiR family~COGs: COG1737 Transcriptional regulators~InterPro IPR000281:IPR001347~KEGG: amd:AMED_8811 RpiR family transcriptional regulator~PFAM: Helix-turn-helix protein RpiR; Sugar isomerase (SIS)~SPTR: RpiR family transcriptional regulator): protein MTISGVLERLESNVDQLAESEARVARWILAHPQEVLSLSVRELARRAESSQAAVTRLCRSLQIGGYHTLKVLLAADLVRQETDTVYEYAEIQPETPFQAILKGFSQGVQTSLRATLEGLSEEQLARVSDWIRGARRIVVYGVGASAVVADDLSQKLLRLGYPVNRFTDFHLAAMAVALLEPGDLTVVVSFSGETSEVLELAELVRQRKVPLVAITQFRKRNPLIELAREAFFVTATEPTPRIGATTSILASLAVGDALALYLANRDATRAYRNLKSTEDAVRSHRPGS from the coding sequence GTGACCATTTCGGGCGTGTTGGAACGGTTGGAATCCAATGTCGATCAACTGGCGGAATCGGAAGCTCGGGTTGCGCGGTGGATTTTGGCCCATCCCCAAGAGGTGTTAAGCTTATCGGTCCGTGAGCTGGCCCGGAGGGCGGAATCGAGTCAAGCGGCCGTCACCCGGTTATGCCGTTCGCTTCAGATTGGCGGGTATCACACACTTAAAGTGTTGCTGGCGGCCGATTTGGTTCGGCAAGAAACCGATACGGTCTACGAATATGCCGAGATCCAGCCGGAAACCCCGTTTCAGGCCATTCTCAAAGGATTTTCGCAAGGCGTGCAAACGTCGCTTAGGGCCACCCTCGAAGGTCTCTCGGAAGAACAGCTCGCCAGAGTGTCGGACTGGATTCGCGGAGCACGCCGAATCGTCGTGTATGGAGTCGGCGCGTCGGCGGTGGTTGCCGACGATTTGTCTCAAAAGTTGTTACGTCTTGGCTATCCGGTCAACCGCTTTACCGATTTTCATTTGGCGGCGATGGCGGTGGCGCTTTTGGAACCCGGAGACCTGACCGTGGTGGTCTCCTTTTCCGGCGAAACGTCGGAAGTCCTGGAACTGGCCGAGTTGGTCCGGCAACGAAAAGTACCGCTTGTGGCCATTACCCAGTTTCGCAAGCGGAACCCGCTAATCGAATTGGCGCGTGAGGCATTTTTCGTCACGGCAACGGAGCCGACCCCCCGGATTGGGGCAACGACCTCGATTCTGGCGTCGTTGGCGGTAGGGGATGCGTTGGCGCTGTATTTGGCCAACCGGGACGCGACACGGGCCTACCGTAACCTCAAAAGCACGGAAGATGCCGTCAGGAGCCATCGCCCGGGCTCTTGA
- a CDS encoding ATPase BadF/BadG/BcrA/BcrD type (PFAM: BadF/BadG/BcrA/BcrD ATPase family~COGs: COG2971 N-acetylglucosamine kinase~InterPro IPR002731~KEGG: sth:STH292 hypothetical protein~PFAM: ATPase, BadF/BadG/BcrA/BcrD type~SPTR: Putative uncharacterized protein): MSERYYLGIDGGGSHTRALVLDDTGSVVYRGEGGPSNVLVVGEERARASLEEALATWTDSVTGGVLGMAGADRPQVTRFWQTSAVPRIGGPVLVVGDYRIAWGALTAFRPGFIGIFGTGSVVYGENGTQALKVGGYGWRLGDPGSGLELGREAIKATLNALQHIGPETLLVGPVLQWAGVDSAERLISRVYDEAFDWRTVADLAPWVVRLAGTDPVAHAIIDRQGAEVHRQLHQVCRRLGLDRSAIGGLAGGLAPFWLEYLSARWSCSGVPLSLASREPVWGAAEWARRAFGNFS; this comes from the coding sequence TTGAGCGAACGGTATTATCTCGGAATTGACGGAGGCGGCAGTCATACCCGCGCATTAGTGCTGGACGACACCGGAAGCGTCGTGTACCGCGGGGAGGGAGGACCGTCCAACGTTCTGGTAGTGGGCGAAGAGCGTGCCCGGGCAAGTTTAGAAGAGGCGTTGGCGACCTGGACGGATTCGGTTACCGGTGGCGTGTTGGGGATGGCGGGTGCCGATCGGCCGCAAGTCACCCGGTTTTGGCAAACGTCGGCTGTTCCCCGTATAGGGGGACCGGTGCTGGTGGTCGGCGACTATCGGATTGCCTGGGGGGCGTTGACCGCATTCCGTCCAGGGTTTATCGGGATATTCGGTACGGGATCTGTAGTCTACGGGGAGAACGGGACACAGGCGTTGAAAGTCGGAGGATATGGCTGGCGCCTAGGCGATCCCGGGTCCGGGCTGGAATTGGGCCGGGAAGCCATTAAGGCCACGTTGAACGCCCTTCAGCATATCGGTCCGGAGACGTTGCTGGTCGGACCGGTGCTACAATGGGCCGGGGTGGACTCGGCGGAACGGCTGATTTCCCGGGTTTATGACGAGGCGTTTGACTGGAGAACAGTAGCCGATTTGGCCCCGTGGGTCGTGCGGCTGGCCGGTACCGACCCGGTAGCGCATGCCATCATCGACCGCCAAGGGGCCGAAGTACACCGGCAGTTGCATCAGGTCTGTCGGCGCCTGGGGTTGGATCGGTCGGCGATCGGCGGTTTGGCCGGGGGGCTGGCACCGTTTTGGTTGGAGTACCTTTCGGCACGGTGGTCGTGTTCCGGTGTTCCCTTGAGTCTCGCGTCTCGCGAGCCGGTATGGGGTGCCGCCGAATGGGCACGGCGGGCCTTTGGGAATTTTTCGTGA
- a CDS encoding N-acetylmuramic acid 6-phosphate etherase (PFAM: SIS domain~TIGRFAM: N-acetylmuramic acid 6-phosphate etherase~COGs: COG2103 sugar phosphate isomerase~HAMAP: N-acetylmuramic acid 6-phosphate etherase~InterPro IPR001347:IPR005488~KEGG: rmr:Rmar_2753 glucokinase regulatory-like protein~PFAM: Sugar isomerase (SIS)~SPTR: Glucokinase regulatory-like protein;~TIGRFAM: Glucokinase regulatory-like protein): protein MDFDADLPSLKTERWNPGIPDLATVDTLHVLELMNQEDATVAAAVAKVLPEVARAVDHVVLALREGGRLFYVGAGTSGRLAVLDAAECPPTFDTPPEMVQAIIAGGADAIFQAQEGVEDREDLGARDAANAGVGPGDIVVGITASGRTPYVLGALRWAQAQGIRTVSVSCNPRPLVAEVADINIAVDTGPEVLMGSTRLKAGTAQKMVLNMLSTAAMIRLGKTYQNLMVDMKPMNRKLRDRAVRIVMLAARVSRGEAERLLLDADWESKTAIAMHLLAVDAATARKQLASVDGVLARLLPPVDNMGR from the coding sequence TTGGACTTTGACGCTGATCTCCCGTCGCTCAAAACGGAAAGGTGGAATCCCGGTATTCCGGATTTGGCGACGGTCGATACGTTGCACGTGCTGGAACTCATGAACCAGGAAGATGCCACGGTGGCCGCGGCGGTGGCGAAGGTGCTGCCGGAAGTGGCACGCGCCGTGGACCACGTGGTATTGGCGCTTCGCGAAGGCGGCCGGTTGTTTTACGTCGGTGCCGGCACTAGCGGACGGCTCGCGGTGTTGGATGCCGCGGAATGCCCCCCGACTTTCGATACGCCGCCGGAGATGGTTCAAGCGATTATTGCCGGCGGGGCGGATGCGATTTTTCAGGCTCAGGAAGGGGTTGAAGACCGCGAGGATTTAGGGGCGCGGGACGCGGCCAACGCGGGAGTGGGTCCCGGGGATATCGTCGTCGGCATCACGGCCAGCGGGCGCACCCCCTATGTGCTGGGGGCGCTGCGATGGGCACAAGCGCAAGGGATCCGCACGGTATCGGTCAGTTGCAACCCCCGTCCGTTGGTGGCAGAGGTTGCCGACATCAACATCGCGGTCGATACCGGTCCTGAGGTGCTCATGGGGTCAACCAGATTAAAGGCCGGTACGGCCCAAAAAATGGTGTTAAACATGCTGAGTACCGCCGCCATGATCCGACTCGGCAAAACGTATCAAAATCTGATGGTGGATATGAAACCGATGAATCGGAAGCTCCGTGATCGGGCCGTCCGGATTGTCATGTTGGCCGCCCGGGTATCACGCGGTGAAGCGGAGCGGCTGTTGTTAGACGCCGACTGGGAATCCAAAACGGCGATTGCCATGCATTTGTTGGCCGTCGACGCCGCTACGGCACGAAAACAGCTGGCTTCCGTCGACGGCGTGCTGGCACGGCTCTTACCGCCGGTGGACAACATGGGGCGATGA
- a CDS encoding beta-lactamase (PFAM: Beta-lactamase~COGs: COG1680 Beta-lactamase class C and other penicillin binding protein~InterPro IPR001466~KEGG: cai:Caci_4515 beta-lactamase~PFAM: Beta-lactamase-related~SPTR: Beta-lactamase), translating into MTMPTSPDIGLTEILNQAIAQREIPAAAAAVGVGAQVLWRYIGGMAVVNGGNPRPLADSTRFDLASLTKVMVTLPAILRLAVEGALTLDDPVGLFLPGFSGGLWNQVTIRRLLTHSGGLAPTKPYFETLTGIGEYLDAMQRSALEEVPGRRVAYSDLGFILLGEVVHQAAKRPIDQYARDRIWTRLGMHRTGFGPVGAEEAAATEVIEGQALIGVVHDENARALGGIAGHAGLFAPLDDVVAYVQAWVSPDNHWLSPWIRQASVRCQTPELDGRRGLGWVLRGDPFDVAGDFWPYTTVSHSGFTGTSLVWDPPTGAWAILLTNRVHFGRDRNISRLRRRFHNVAAQFLSVAAGQV; encoded by the coding sequence ATGACGATGCCGACATCTCCTGACATTGGTTTGACGGAAATATTAAATCAGGCTATCGCGCAACGGGAGATCCCCGCGGCGGCCGCGGCCGTCGGCGTTGGCGCACAGGTTCTTTGGCGGTACATCGGGGGCATGGCCGTCGTCAACGGGGGCAATCCCCGACCGTTAGCGGATTCGACCCGGTTTGATTTGGCGTCGTTGACCAAGGTGATGGTGACGTTGCCGGCCATCTTGCGGCTGGCCGTCGAGGGGGCTTTGACCTTGGATGATCCCGTCGGTCTCTTTTTACCCGGGTTTTCCGGCGGACTATGGAATCAGGTCACGATCCGGCGATTATTGACCCATTCCGGGGGCTTGGCGCCCACCAAACCCTACTTCGAGACGTTGACCGGGATCGGAGAATATCTTGACGCCATGCAACGATCGGCGTTGGAAGAGGTGCCCGGCCGACGGGTGGCTTATAGCGATTTGGGGTTTATCTTGTTGGGCGAAGTGGTGCATCAGGCGGCCAAACGCCCCATTGACCAATATGCCCGCGACAGGATTTGGACCCGTTTGGGCATGCACCGCACCGGGTTTGGGCCGGTGGGCGCCGAGGAGGCAGCGGCGACCGAAGTCATCGAGGGACAGGCGCTGATTGGCGTGGTGCATGACGAAAACGCCCGGGCATTGGGCGGCATTGCAGGACACGCCGGATTATTCGCCCCGCTCGATGACGTGGTGGCGTATGTTCAAGCATGGGTTTCACCCGACAACCACTGGTTAAGCCCATGGATTCGTCAGGCGAGTGTCCGTTGCCAAACCCCGGAGCTCGACGGGCGCCGAGGGCTTGGATGGGTGTTGCGGGGCGATCCGTTTGATGTGGCGGGCGACTTTTGGCCCTACACGACCGTGAGTCACAGCGGGTTTACCGGCACCAGCCTGGTTTGGGATCCGCCGACCGGAGCATGGGCGATATTGCTGACCAATCGGGTGCATTTCGGGCGAGATCGCAACATCAGCCGTCTTCGCCGGCGCTTTCATAATGTGGCGGCACAATTTTTATCCGTGGCAGCCGGTCAAGTCTAG
- a CDS encoding precorrin-2 dehydrogenase (TIGRFAM: siroheme synthase, N-terminal domain~COGs: COG1648 Siroheme synthase (precorrin-2 oxidase/ferrochelatase domain)~InterPro IPR006367~KEGG: aac:Aaci_2427 siroheme synthase~SPTR: Siroheme synthase;~TIGRFAM: Sirohaem synthase, N-terminal) — MTNLYPVFLRLEKQPCLVVGGGRVALRKIRRLREAGADVTVISPDLHPELVQNDVIWINRAYEPGDVVRIRPVLVFAATNRPAVNRLVRQEAEEAGVWVNQADDPDGCRFMVPASVDRPPFHLAVSTGGTDPALAAALRRALEADLADGGQRFVTLLRTTLEPPES, encoded by the coding sequence ATGACTAATCTTTATCCGGTGTTCTTGCGGTTGGAGAAACAGCCGTGCCTGGTGGTCGGAGGGGGTCGGGTGGCCCTTCGAAAAATCCGCCGATTGCGGGAGGCGGGTGCCGACGTGACCGTCATCAGCCCCGACCTTCATCCGGAGTTGGTCCAGAACGACGTGATTTGGATAAACCGTGCTTATGAACCCGGGGACGTTGTCCGCATACGTCCGGTGTTGGTGTTTGCCGCCACCAACCGACCCGCGGTCAATCGCCTGGTCCGGCAGGAAGCGGAAGAAGCCGGCGTATGGGTCAACCAGGCCGACGATCCGGACGGGTGCCGGTTTATGGTACCCGCCAGCGTGGACCGGCCTCCGTTTCATCTGGCCGTATCCACCGGCGGTACCGACCCGGCGCTGGCGGCCGCCCTTCGGCGAGCGTTGGAAGCCGATTTGGCCGACGGGGGCCAGCGGTTTGTCACCCTGCTCCGAACGACTCTTGAACCGCCGGAATCTTGA
- a CDS encoding beta-lactamase (COGs: COG2367 Beta-lactamase class A~KEGG: csh:Closa_0642 beta-lactamase~SPTR: Beta-lactamase), translated as MNAMQTLDNELMAVQREFSGRYAVYAEHLGTGETVSFGDVQTAWETASVMKLPILTEALRQCQEGVHALTEPVEYRRDDGVPGSGVLQYLTPGVTLPFKDVLTLMVIVSDNVATNMVLRTIGIEAVNQTCHDMGLMQTRVMRRIDFSSPDPLGLSSPFDLVQLLKSLYFNTVLDSRHAGIAVEILRHQQYQTLLTRYLPYDLLDDNDREIPIVTVASKSGSLTGIRNDAGLVISPWGDYAVAIMSEASKDRRFHVDTEAFQVLPRVSRAIFDYFIPEAEREL; from the coding sequence ATGAACGCTATGCAAACCCTGGATAATGAACTCATGGCGGTTCAACGCGAATTCAGCGGTCGTTACGCGGTCTATGCCGAGCACTTGGGAACCGGGGAGACGGTTTCGTTCGGCGACGTTCAGACCGCTTGGGAAACCGCCTCGGTGATGAAATTGCCGATTTTGACGGAAGCTTTGCGACAATGCCAAGAGGGCGTTCATGCCTTGACCGAACCGGTTGAATACCGACGTGACGATGGAGTGCCGGGGTCCGGGGTCCTACAATATCTGACGCCCGGGGTTACCTTGCCGTTTAAAGACGTGCTGACCCTCATGGTAATCGTCAGTGACAATGTGGCGACGAACATGGTGCTCCGGACGATCGGCATTGAGGCGGTCAACCAAACCTGTCATGATATGGGGCTTATGCAGACTCGGGTCATGCGCCGGATTGATTTTTCCAGTCCGGATCCCCTAGGCTTGAGTTCGCCCTTTGATTTGGTACAACTTCTTAAAAGCCTGTATTTCAATACCGTCTTGGATTCCCGCCATGCCGGCATAGCGGTCGAGATTCTTCGCCACCAGCAATACCAGACCCTATTGACCCGTTACTTGCCGTATGACTTGTTGGATGATAATGATCGGGAGATACCGATCGTCACCGTGGCTAGCAAAAGCGGTTCGTTAACCGGGATTCGAAACGACGCGGGCCTGGTGATATCCCCGTGGGGTGATTATGCCGTCGCGATTATGAGCGAAGCTTCTAAGGACCGACGCTTTCATGTCGATACGGAAGCGTTTCAGGTTTTACCGCGGGTCAGCCGGGCTATTTTCGATTATTTCATTCCCGAGGCGGAGCGCGAATTATAA